From Methylocystis sp. ATCC 49242, one genomic window encodes:
- a CDS encoding bifunctional 2-polyprenyl-6-hydroxyphenol methylase/3-demethylubiquinol 3-O-methyltransferase UbiG, whose product MSDDFADRRARAREKLDAIDPHKREGGVAADPKRVEWFEAVYELAGDDPAAVPWAGLAPHRLLAQWLDGRSLAGLRALDVGCGLGDNAEALAAAGARVTAFDLVPRAVEWARRRFPQSAVDYRVADLFEAPPEWRGAFDLVHELYTLQALPDRLLPDAARSLASFVAPGGALLVIARARDEAQRIDGPPWPLTRAQIEALAIDGLRIASLEDIAAQGDMVRHWRAEFVREEARG is encoded by the coding sequence ATGAGCGACGATTTCGCCGACCGCCGCGCGAGGGCGCGAGAAAAGCTCGACGCGATCGATCCCCACAAGCGCGAAGGCGGCGTCGCCGCCGATCCCAAACGCGTCGAATGGTTCGAGGCGGTTTACGAACTCGCGGGCGACGATCCGGCCGCCGTGCCATGGGCGGGGCTGGCGCCGCACCGGTTGCTCGCGCAATGGCTGGATGGGCGTTCGCTCGCGGGTCTTCGCGCGCTCGACGTCGGCTGCGGGCTCGGCGACAACGCCGAGGCGCTGGCGGCCGCCGGCGCGCGCGTGACTGCCTTCGATCTCGTTCCGCGCGCCGTGGAATGGGCGCGCCGGCGCTTTCCGCAAAGCGCGGTCGATTATCGCGTCGCCGATCTCTTCGAGGCGCCGCCGGAATGGCGCGGCGCCTTCGATCTCGTGCACGAACTTTACACATTGCAGGCGTTGCCGGACAGGCTGCTGCCCGACGCGGCGCGGTCGCTGGCGTCCTTTGTCGCCCCGGGAGGCGCGCTGCTCGTGATCGCCCGCGCGCGTGACGAGGCGCAACGCATCGACGGACCGCCATGGCCGCTGACGCGCGCGCAGATCGAGGCGCTCGCAATTGACGGATTACGGATCGCGTCACTCGAGGACATCGCCGCGCAGGGCGACATGGTCCGCCATTGGCGGGCGGAATTTGTCCGCGAGGAGGCGCGCGGTTGA
- a CDS encoding ABC transporter ATP-binding protein, giving the protein MSAPLLAVANATKRFGAVVALDDVSLDVGPGEFFALLGPSGCGKTTLMRCIAGFETPDSGRLTLNGDDLAGVPPYRRPVNMMFQSYALFPHLDVFENVAFGLRRKGEAQEAIRARVNELLEMTQLTPYGSRKINALSGGQRQRVALARALAPRPKLLLLDEPLGALDRKLREETQFQLKEIQRRTNTSFVIVTHDQDEALALGDRIAVMRAGRVEQIASPVDIYERPATRFVAGFVGETNFIDGRIARDGGARLVTSFGNLARDHCPLAEDARATLSLRPERIAVSREGEGVSGVVEDFVFRGENTLLRVRLAPDVVLRVLAHEARYAIGDVVLLQIAPDAGVLFGEEA; this is encoded by the coding sequence TTGAGCGCGCCGCTGCTCGCCGTCGCCAATGCGACGAAGAGATTCGGCGCCGTCGTCGCCCTCGATGATGTGTCGCTCGACGTCGGCCCCGGTGAATTTTTCGCCCTGCTCGGGCCGTCTGGCTGCGGCAAGACGACGCTCATGCGCTGCATCGCCGGGTTCGAGACGCCGGACAGCGGCCGTCTCACGCTGAACGGCGACGATCTTGCGGGCGTGCCGCCCTACCGGCGGCCTGTGAACATGATGTTCCAGTCCTATGCGCTCTTTCCGCATCTCGACGTTTTCGAGAACGTGGCCTTCGGCCTGCGTCGCAAGGGCGAGGCGCAGGAGGCGATCCGCGCGCGTGTGAATGAACTACTGGAGATGACGCAGCTGACGCCTTACGGATCGCGTAAAATCAATGCGCTTTCCGGCGGACAAAGACAGCGGGTGGCGCTCGCGCGCGCGCTGGCGCCGCGCCCGAAGCTCCTGCTGCTGGATGAGCCGCTCGGCGCCCTCGATCGCAAGCTGCGCGAGGAGACCCAGTTCCAGCTCAAGGAAATCCAGCGCAGGACGAACACGAGTTTCGTCATCGTCACCCATGATCAGGACGAGGCGCTGGCGCTCGGCGACCGAATCGCGGTGATGCGCGCGGGCAGGGTGGAGCAGATCGCCTCGCCGGTCGACATATACGAGCGGCCAGCGACCCGCTTCGTCGCGGGCTTCGTCGGAGAGACGAATTTCATCGACGGGCGGATCGCGCGCGACGGCGGCGCCCGTCTCGTCACGTCCTTCGGAAATCTCGCGCGCGATCATTGCCCGCTGGCGGAGGACGCGCGCGCGACTCTCAGCCTTCGGCCCGAACGCATTGCCGTCTCGCGCGAAGGCGAGGGCGTTTCTGGCGTCGTCGAGGATTTCGTGTTTCGCGGGGAAAATACGCTGTTGCGTGTGCGCCTCGCGCCCGACGTCGTGCTGCGCGTCCTGGCGCATGAGGCGCGCTATGCGATCGGCGATGTGGTTCTGCTCCAGATCGCGCCCGACGCCGGCGTTCTTTTCGGGGAGGAGGCATGA
- a CDS encoding AI-2E family transporter → MAKQVDLAASGRHGAGEAAHMPPVDAPAEGATANGPEVRAVKWAGLSLERQLMLWGLSFVGLAAILYFLSPVLAPFVAGTALGYLLDPVADRMQRWGVSRLGAALILLAGFIAFVVTALIILLPILSHQLAGFITALPGYLQTLHGLVTEWSSSFTSEYINEWLQKYGLGAAGASFDAQKYFNDLASQGAALIGDFLKSLVWRGYALINVVSLIVITPVVAFYMLLDWDHMVEIIDDLIPPRHRDDVRMLARDIDRALAGFVRGQSLVCLFLGVWYAVGLSAIGLNFGFLIGVIAGILSFIPYVGSITAFVFSIIISIVQAWPHINLPIEAVAIVTTGLIMDGYVLSPRLVGASVGLHPVWIMFALLAFGALFGFTGLIIAVPTAAALGAIMRFLARRYRASALYRERSYAHDRA, encoded by the coding sequence ATGGCGAAGCAGGTGGACCTGGCGGCGAGCGGCCGTCACGGCGCGGGTGAAGCGGCGCATATGCCCCCGGTCGACGCTCCGGCCGAGGGGGCGACGGCCAACGGTCCGGAGGTCCGGGCTGTCAAATGGGCGGGCCTCAGTCTGGAGCGGCAACTCATGCTCTGGGGCCTCTCATTCGTCGGGCTCGCCGCAATTCTCTATTTCCTCAGCCCCGTGCTTGCGCCTTTCGTCGCCGGTACGGCGCTCGGCTATCTGCTCGATCCCGTCGCCGACCGCATGCAGCGCTGGGGCGTCTCACGGCTCGGCGCAGCGTTGATCCTGCTTGCGGGATTCATCGCCTTCGTCGTCACGGCGCTCATCATCCTGCTGCCAATCCTGTCGCACCAGTTGGCCGGCTTCATCACCGCGCTGCCGGGCTATTTGCAGACCCTGCATGGGCTCGTCACTGAATGGAGCTCGAGTTTCACCAGCGAATATATCAACGAGTGGCTTCAGAAATACGGGTTGGGAGCGGCCGGCGCCTCTTTCGACGCGCAAAAATATTTCAATGATCTCGCCAGTCAGGGCGCCGCGTTGATCGGAGATTTCCTGAAGTCGCTCGTGTGGCGCGGCTACGCGCTGATCAATGTGGTGTCTCTCATCGTCATCACGCCGGTCGTGGCCTTTTACATGCTGCTCGACTGGGACCACATGGTCGAGATCATCGACGATCTCATTCCGCCGCGCCATCGCGACGACGTGCGGATGCTGGCGCGCGACATCGACCGTGCGCTGGCGGGTTTCGTGCGCGGCCAGTCGCTCGTCTGCCTCTTCCTCGGCGTGTGGTATGCGGTGGGCCTGTCGGCGATCGGGCTGAACTTCGGATTCCTGATCGGCGTTATCGCGGGCATCCTCAGCTTCATCCCGTATGTCGGCTCGATCACCGCCTTCGTGTTCTCCATCATCATCTCGATCGTTCAGGCGTGGCCGCACATCAATCTGCCGATCGAGGCGGTGGCGATCGTCACGACCGGCCTCATCATGGACGGCTATGTGCTTTCGCCGCGTCTCGTCGGCGCCTCGGTCGGCCTGCACCCGGTGTGGATCATGTTCGCCTTGCTCGCCTTCGGCGCCCTGTTCGGCTTCACGGGTCTGATCATCGCGGTGCCGACGGCGGCGGCGCTCGGCGCCATCATGCGCTTCCTGGCCCGCCGCTACCGCGCGAGCGCGCTCTATCGCGAGCGGTCCTACGCGCACGACAGGGCCTAG
- the lptG gene encoding LPS export ABC transporter permease LptG, which translates to MIGVTITRYFAWRFMRTILAIFFTIFCLMFVVVFVEMLRRASDNPQAGAGMVALMTAMKVPAAAEMILPFAVLFGSMATFVDLTRKLELIVARAAGMSVWQFITPPVLTALLIGVFSVAVYNPLSASMKQRSDQMELELFGVPGSLRIDHGVWLRQHGVDGLAVMHAMGTAKGGTELTFVSVNIYSPNGGFLERVEAQSARLEPGVWVLNGAIVSAPGEPARPVASYMLATDLTPEQAAAATTPPQGTPFWELPEMTARTTEAGLDSTGYRLQFQTLLARPLLLVAMVLVAASFSLRFFRFGGVAKTLSGGVAAGFVLYIVTKVLSDLGGAGLISPLVAAWSPALVGSMLGTLTLLYSEDG; encoded by the coding sequence ATGATCGGGGTCACCATCACCCGCTATTTCGCCTGGCGCTTCATGCGCACCATACTGGCGATCTTCTTCACGATCTTTTGCCTGATGTTCGTCGTCGTCTTCGTCGAGATGCTGCGGCGGGCGAGCGACAATCCACAGGCCGGCGCGGGGATGGTGGCGCTGATGACCGCCATGAAGGTTCCCGCCGCGGCGGAGATGATTCTGCCTTTCGCCGTGCTCTTCGGCTCGATGGCGACCTTCGTCGACCTCACCCGCAAGCTCGAGCTGATCGTGGCGCGCGCGGCCGGCATGTCGGTGTGGCAGTTCATCACGCCGCCCGTGCTGACCGCCCTGCTCATCGGGGTGTTTTCAGTCGCTGTTTACAATCCCCTTTCCGCCTCCATGAAGCAGCGCTCCGACCAGATGGAGCTGGAGCTTTTCGGGGTGCCGGGGAGCCTGCGCATCGACCATGGCGTCTGGCTTCGCCAGCACGGCGTCGACGGCCTCGCCGTGATGCACGCCATGGGAACCGCCAAAGGCGGGACGGAGCTGACCTTCGTCAGCGTCAACATATATTCGCCGAACGGCGGGTTTCTGGAGCGCGTCGAAGCCCAGAGCGCCCGGCTCGAACCCGGCGTCTGGGTGCTGAACGGAGCCATCGTGAGCGCGCCGGGCGAACCCGCCCGGCCGGTGGCTTCCTATATGCTCGCGACCGACCTCACCCCCGAGCAGGCCGCCGCGGCCACCACTCCGCCGCAGGGCACGCCCTTCTGGGAGCTGCCGGAAATGACCGCCCGCACGACCGAGGCCGGCCTCGACTCTACCGGCTACAGGTTGCAATTCCAGACGCTTCTGGCGCGTCCACTACTTCTCGTCGCCATGGTTCTCGTAGCCGCTAGTTTTTCATTAAGATTCTTTCGATTTGGCGGCGTGGCCAAAACCCTTTCGGGTGGCGTGGCGGCAGGCTTCGTGCTTTATATCGTTACCAAAGTCCTCTCGGATCTCGGCGGCGCGGGGCTCATCAGCCCGCTCGTCGCCGCATGGTCGCCTGCGCTTGTCGGGAGCATGTTGGGTACTCTCACCCTGTTGTATTCGGAGGACGGCTGA
- a CDS encoding ABC transporter permease: MTATASRLARRSVLLAGFVFLYAPIVILAVMSFNASRLVSVWGGFSTKWYVALLENDRLIDSAKVSLAAATLSAAVATFLGLLAAIALARFGAFRSRMLFFGAIHAPLVLPEVVLGLALLTCFVALGVGRGFTTLVIGHVTFTMCFTTVAILAALRGCDPTLEEAAMDLGATPVKAFILVALPQIAPAVASAFLLAFTLSLDDLVIASFAAGPGATTLPMRIYSQVRLGVSPQINAISTLLLGLVAMALGLSALAMRAGRRRGL, translated from the coding sequence ATGACGGCGACGGCCTCCCGTCTCGCGCGTCGCTCGGTTCTTCTCGCGGGCTTTGTTTTCCTTTACGCGCCGATCGTCATACTGGCGGTCATGAGCTTCAACGCCTCGCGGCTCGTCTCGGTCTGGGGCGGTTTCTCGACGAAGTGGTATGTGGCGCTGCTCGAAAATGATCGGCTCATCGACTCTGCCAAAGTCAGCCTCGCAGCGGCAACATTGTCCGCGGCGGTCGCAACATTTCTTGGCCTGCTGGCAGCGATAGCTCTCGCGCGTTTCGGCGCCTTTCGCTCGCGTATGCTGTTCTTCGGCGCGATTCACGCGCCGCTGGTGTTGCCGGAGGTGGTGCTGGGCCTCGCGCTTCTGACATGTTTCGTCGCCCTCGGCGTCGGCCGCGGCTTTACGACTCTCGTCATCGGCCATGTGACCTTCACCATGTGCTTCACCACGGTCGCCATTCTCGCCGCGCTGCGCGGCTGTGATCCGACGCTGGAGGAGGCGGCGATGGATCTCGGCGCGACGCCGGTCAAGGCTTTCATCCTCGTCGCATTGCCGCAGATCGCTCCGGCGGTCGCTAGCGCCTTTCTCCTGGCGTTCACCCTCTCGCTCGACGATCTCGTCATCGCGAGCTTTGCCGCCGGTCCGGGCGCGACGACATTGCCGATGCGCATCTATTCGCAGGTGCGGCTCGGCGTGTCGCCGCAGATCAACGCGATTTCCACGCTGCTGCTCGGGCTCGTGGCCATGGCGTTGGGGCTCTCTGCGCTCGCCATGCGCGCGGGGCGGCGGCGAGGATTGTGA
- a CDS encoding leucyl aminopeptidase has product MTLNAKYEVQTFDEAEALLRTPEDAERPRTLVVFAGSELAMAERVRTLLKDAQAQIARAAAAAKFKGKSGSSLEILAPIGAPASRLVIMGVGVASADEGEEKAEKQAKFEDFLNLGGQTAAKVGQGASAVILFDLPETPADAAAAAAQFALGGWLRAYKFDQYKTKKKDDSDKEGPTEAHLAVSDAAAARPLIAEASHTAEAVVLARTLVNEPANVLSPAEFARRASELMKLGVEVEILDEKTMAELGMRALLGVGQGSENESRLVVLRWNGGAADAAPIAFVGKGVVFDTGGISIKPAASMEDMKGDMAGAAAVTGALHAIAARKAKANVVGVLGLVENMPDGKAQRPGDIVRSMSGQTIEVINTDAEGRLVLADALTYVIEKHKPAAIVDLATLTGAILVALGQEYGGLFSNNDELADRLTKAGTATGEKLWRFPMGPAYDKLIDSKFADMKNTGGRHAGSITAAQFLKRFVGKTPWAHLDIAGTGMGSPASDINQSWGAGWGVRLLDRLVRDYYEG; this is encoded by the coding sequence ATGACTCTCAACGCCAAATATGAGGTCCAGACCTTCGACGAGGCGGAGGCGCTGCTGCGCACGCCCGAGGACGCCGAGCGTCCCCGCACCCTGGTGGTCTTTGCCGGCTCCGAGCTGGCCATGGCGGAGCGCGTCAGGACGCTGCTGAAGGACGCCCAGGCGCAGATCGCCCGCGCCGCGGCCGCCGCGAAGTTCAAGGGCAAGTCCGGCTCGTCACTGGAGATTCTGGCGCCCATCGGTGCGCCGGCGAGCCGCCTCGTCATCATGGGCGTCGGCGTCGCCAGCGCCGACGAGGGCGAGGAAAAGGCCGAAAAGCAGGCCAAATTCGAGGACTTCCTGAACCTCGGCGGCCAGACGGCGGCGAAGGTCGGGCAGGGAGCCAGCGCGGTCATTCTCTTCGACCTGCCGGAGACGCCGGCGGACGCCGCCGCCGCGGCGGCCCAGTTCGCGCTCGGCGGCTGGCTGCGCGCCTACAAATTCGACCAGTACAAGACGAAGAAGAAGGACGATTCCGACAAGGAGGGTCCGACCGAGGCGCATCTCGCCGTCTCCGACGCGGCTGCCGCGCGCCCGCTGATCGCCGAGGCCTCCCACACGGCCGAGGCCGTGGTGCTCGCCCGCACGCTGGTCAACGAGCCGGCCAACGTCCTGTCTCCCGCTGAATTCGCCCGTCGCGCCTCCGAGTTGATGAAGCTCGGCGTGGAGGTCGAGATCCTCGACGAGAAGACCATGGCGGAACTCGGCATGCGGGCGCTTCTCGGCGTCGGGCAGGGCTCGGAGAACGAGAGCCGCCTCGTGGTGCTGCGCTGGAACGGCGGCGCGGCGGATGCGGCGCCGATCGCCTTCGTGGGCAAGGGCGTGGTTTTCGACACCGGCGGCATCTCGATCAAGCCGGCCGCCTCGATGGAGGATATGAAGGGCGACATGGCCGGCGCCGCCGCCGTCACCGGCGCGCTGCACGCCATCGCCGCCCGCAAGGCCAAGGCCAATGTCGTCGGCGTTCTGGGTCTCGTCGAGAACATGCCCGACGGGAAGGCGCAGCGGCCGGGCGACATTGTCAGGTCCATGTCCGGCCAGACCATCGAGGTCATCAATACGGATGCCGAAGGCCGCCTCGTGCTCGCCGACGCGCTGACCTATGTCATCGAAAAGCACAAACCCGCGGCGATCGTCGATCTTGCGACGCTGACCGGCGCGATTCTGGTCGCGCTGGGGCAGGAATATGGCGGCCTCTTCTCCAACAATGACGAGCTTGCTGACCGGCTGACCAAGGCCGGGACCGCGACGGGCGAGAAGCTGTGGCGCTTCCCGATGGGGCCGGCATACGACAAGTTGATCGATTCGAAATTCGCCGACATGAAGAACACCGGCGGGCGCCACGCGGGCTCCATCACCGCCGCGCAATTCCTGAAGCGCTTCGTCGGCAAGACCCCCTGGGCGCATCTCGACATCGCCGGCACCGGCATGGGCTCGCCCGCGAGCGACATCAACCAGAGCTGGGGCGCCGGCTGGGGCGTGCGCCTGCTCGACCGGCTGGTACGCGATTATTACGAGGGGTGA
- a CDS encoding DNA polymerase III subunit chi, producing MPEIAFYHHTNSTLEQTLPVLLEKSLARGWRVVIQAASEARLRRLDQYLWSYRPESFLPHGTKADASPQTQPIYLTCAADNPNGADVRFFVEGAHIAPVLQSDAAPRERAVLLFSGEDEAELAGARAQWKELRDAGHTLVYQQQDENGRWIVKAREPKA from the coding sequence ATGCCCGAAATCGCCTTCTACCATCACACGAACAGCACGCTCGAGCAGACGCTGCCGGTGCTGCTGGAAAAGTCTCTGGCGCGAGGCTGGCGCGTCGTTATCCAGGCGGCGAGCGAGGCGCGCTTGCGGCGGCTCGACCAGTATTTGTGGTCCTACAGGCCGGAGAGCTTCCTGCCGCACGGGACGAAGGCCGACGCTTCGCCGCAGACGCAGCCGATCTATCTCACATGCGCGGCCGACAATCCCAACGGCGCCGATGTGCGCTTTTTTGTCGAGGGAGCGCATATCGCGCCCGTGCTCCAGAGCGACGCCGCCCCGCGCGAACGCGCCGTGCTGCTCTTCTCCGGCGAGGATGAAGCCGAGCTTGCAGGCGCCCGCGCGCAATGGAAGGAACTGCGCGACGCCGGTCATACGCTCGTCTATCAGCAGCAGGACGAGAACGGCCGATGGATCGTGAAGGCGCGGGAGCCAAAAGCATGA
- a CDS encoding ABC transporter permease gives MSVRRKLSVSQRLALAAPYVWIAAFFLAPMLLIAKISLSNSVLARPPYEPTFSPSDSIAAMWAKAQTFTLDSYRALATDSLYLDSYLSSLTIAAIATFVTLLVAYPFALAMARSAQRWRPFLIGLAVAPFWTSFLIRVYAWIALLKDEGLINNALIALGLINAPIEMFATRGAVVVGIVYSYLPFMLLPIYAALEQQDATLREAAADLGASPAQVFLRVTLPLSRDGVIAGALLVFIPAVGEFVIPDLLGGSDTLMIGRTLWNDFFANHDWPAASAAAIVLVSLLIIPLLLWERARLKEEGESQ, from the coding sequence ATGAGCGTGCGCCGCAAGCTTTCCGTCAGTCAGCGGCTGGCGCTCGCGGCGCCATATGTCTGGATCGCGGCCTTTTTTCTCGCGCCGATGTTGCTGATTGCGAAAATCTCCTTGTCAAATTCGGTGCTGGCGCGGCCGCCCTATGAACCGACTTTTTCGCCCTCCGACAGTATCGCTGCAATGTGGGCGAAGGCGCAGACTTTCACGCTCGACTCCTACCGCGCCCTCGCGACAGACAGTCTCTATCTCGACTCCTATCTTTCGTCGCTGACGATCGCCGCCATTGCGACATTCGTCACGCTGCTCGTCGCCTATCCTTTCGCGCTCGCCATGGCGCGCTCTGCGCAGCGCTGGCGGCCTTTTCTCATCGGCCTTGCCGTGGCGCCTTTCTGGACGAGTTTCCTCATCCGGGTCTACGCATGGATCGCGCTCCTGAAAGATGAGGGCCTCATCAACAATGCGCTGATCGCGCTAGGCTTGATCAATGCGCCGATCGAGATGTTCGCCACGCGCGGCGCCGTCGTCGTTGGCATCGTATATTCGTATCTGCCCTTCATGCTGCTCCCGATTTATGCGGCGCTGGAGCAGCAGGACGCGACATTGCGCGAAGCGGCGGCCGATCTCGGCGCTTCGCCCGCGCAAGTGTTTCTGCGCGTCACCCTGCCGCTCTCGCGGGACGGCGTCATCGCCGGCGCGCTTCTCGTTTTCATTCCCGCTGTGGGAGAATTCGTCATTCCCGATCTTCTCGGCGGCTCCGACACGCTGATGATAGGCCGCACCCTCTGGAACGACTTCTTCGCCAATCACGACTGGCCGGCTGCGTCAGCCGCCGCCATCGTGCTCGTCAGCCTGCTGATCATCCCGTTGCTGCTGTGGGAGCGCGCGCGGCTGAAGGAAGAGGGGGAGAGCCAATGA
- a CDS encoding CDP-alcohol phosphatidyltransferase family protein, with protein MAFNWFASLPNFITIARLVLTPAAISFIVDENWRMAFAIFATAAASDALDGWLARTFRLQSELGAILDPIADKALIVSIYVSLAILGVLPSWLTIMVVSRDVMIIGAVVISWLMSRPVKVQPHLASKATTAAQLALAGVVLAGKAFGEQFFLLDAGLVGLVAALTVASTAVYLWLWFQHMRP; from the coding sequence ATGGCTTTCAACTGGTTTGCTTCCTTACCCAATTTCATCACCATCGCCCGGCTGGTGCTTACGCCTGCCGCAATTTCCTTCATCGTCGACGAAAATTGGCGGATGGCCTTCGCGATCTTCGCAACGGCGGCGGCGTCGGACGCGCTCGACGGCTGGCTCGCGCGGACCTTCCGCCTTCAGTCGGAACTCGGCGCGATACTGGATCCCATCGCGGACAAGGCGCTGATCGTCTCGATCTATGTGTCGCTCGCCATTCTCGGGGTGTTGCCGTCCTGGCTGACGATCATGGTGGTGTCACGGGACGTGATGATCATTGGCGCGGTCGTGATCTCCTGGCTGATGTCGCGGCCGGTGAAGGTGCAGCCGCACCTCGCCTCCAAGGCCACCACGGCGGCGCAACTCGCGCTTGCGGGCGTCGTTCTCGCGGGCAAGGCCTTCGGAGAGCAATTCTTTCTGTTGGATGCGGGGCTTGTCGGGCTCGTCGCCGCATTGACCGTTGCTTCAACCGCTGTCTATCTGTGGCTGTGGTTCCAGCACATGAGGCCGTGA
- a CDS encoding DnaA ATPase domain-containing protein: MVAGARGPAQLPLELPVEPRFGRDDFLPAACNRAALAMVERWPDWPDRILSLIGPPGSGKSHLLAIWAESAGALRVDPVTLPTLEALNAAAPAAIVIDDVDRVRDETALFHLLNFAVEHRVFLLMSASRRPRPEDVRLPDLLSRLRRAPVVEIGAPDDELMRAVLEKLFRDRQLIVDEPALAYVSLRLERSLDAARALVAALDREALARRRPITRALAAEVMERFSDHAAGSEE, translated from the coding sequence ATGGTCGCCGGCGCCCGCGGTCCGGCGCAGCTTCCGCTGGAGCTGCCCGTTGAACCGCGCTTCGGTCGTGATGATTTCCTTCCCGCCGCCTGCAATCGGGCGGCGCTCGCCATGGTCGAGCGCTGGCCGGACTGGCCGGACCGCATCCTTTCGCTGATCGGTCCGCCGGGCAGCGGCAAGAGCCATTTGCTCGCCATCTGGGCCGAAAGCGCCGGGGCCTTGCGCGTCGACCCCGTGACCTTGCCGACGCTGGAGGCGCTCAACGCGGCGGCGCCGGCGGCGATCGTGATCGACGACGTCGACCGCGTGAGGGACGAGACGGCGCTGTTCCACCTGCTCAACTTCGCTGTCGAGCATCGCGTTTTCCTTCTGATGAGCGCCAGCCGCCGGCCGCGCCCGGAGGACGTGCGGCTCCCCGACCTATTGTCACGCCTTCGTCGCGCGCCTGTGGTGGAGATCGGCGCGCCGGACGATGAACTGATGCGCGCGGTGCTTGAAAAGCTCTTTCGGGACAGGCAGTTGATAGTAGATGAGCCCGCCTTGGCCTATGTGTCGCTGCGGCTGGAGCGCTCTCTCGACGCCGCCCGCGCCCTTGTCGCGGCGCTCGACCGCGAGGCGCTGGCGCGACGTCGGCCGATAACCCGGGCGCTGGCGGCCGAGGTGATGGAGCGCTTTTCCGACCATGCGGCGGGAAGCGAAGAATAG